From Cataglyphis hispanica isolate Lineage 1 chromosome 3, ULB_Chis1_1.0, whole genome shotgun sequence, a single genomic window includes:
- the LOC126848218 gene encoding vasoactive intestinal polypeptide receptor 2-like — protein sequence MGDAEEERFLIDQKSKCEQLLKEEANMTVNEGNGTDIHQCPAIFDDLLCWSRTDAPGIATLPCPPASIMGYTDLATENLRALAVASKVCLSNGEWYQNSDGVFWSNYSLCVLNRTRYMINGAEKLNYPRWYNNMAEYSLLNKWLPIIRIVSQIGYGTSFTTLIVAMVVFSLLKKLRNPRNRLHMHLFVSFIMRAFMALLKDWIFIDGIGMAWNIVFVGNSAFINERSMWICKAITSLWQYFIVANYSWILMEGLYLHNLVFKALCADTSTIALYILLGWGLPVLVVVPWIIIRATIEDTLCWTTHDNPLLFLVIRIPIIISILFNFLLFLNIVRVLLVKLKTSVHLQRKKMKYKRWAKSTMVLVPLFGIHYTFFLGLSYHKDYRIELIWLFCDQLFASFQGAFVALLYCLLNGEVRAEMRRAWRARRSKKEVDSFISGHRDLPRNLKDGMNRKQHRSEGDDSTNFAIIVMKKLSIKDVK from the exons AAGCAAATATGACTGTCAACGAGGGCAATGGAACAGATATTCATCAATGTCCGGCGATCTTCGATGATCTGCTCTGCTGGTCGCGCACTGATGCACCGGGAATAGCGACCTTACCATGTCCACCTGCCTCGATTATGGGATACACCGATTTGGCAACTGAGAATTTAAGAGCACTGGCGGTTGCCAGCAAGGTCTGTCTGTCGAATGGCGAATGGTACCAGAACTCGGACGGCGTGTTCTGGAGCAACTACAGTCTCTGTGTACTGAATAGAACGCGTTACATGATCAATGGTGCTGAGAAACTGAATTATCCACGATGGTATAATAATATGGCGGAGTATTCGCTGCTGaat AAATGGTTGCCGATTATCAGAATAGTATCGCAAATTGGATACGGCACTTCATTTACTACTCTAATCGTCGCCATGGTGGTCTTTTCCTTACTTAA GAAGCTCAGGAATCCTAGAAATAGATTGCACATGCATCTGTTTGTGTCCTTTATCATGAGAGCTTTCATGGCACTTCTGAAGGATTGGATTTTTATTGATGGAATTGGAATGGCTTGGAATATCGTCTTTGTCGGAAACAGTGCTTTTATCAACGAACGCAGT ATGTGGATCTGTAAGGCTATTACGAGTCTGTGGCAATATTTTATCGTGGCAAATTACTCATGGATCTTGATGGAAGGGCTGTATCTACATAATTTAGTTTTCAAGGCGCTATGTGCCGACACCAGTACAATAGCTCTGTATATTCTGTTAGGCTGGG GTCTTCCCGTCTTAGTAGTAGTGCCATGGATTATAATACGCGCAACTATCGAAGACACTCTCTGCTGGACCACACATGACAATCCTTTATTGTTCCTTGTCATAAGAATaccaattattatatctattttg ttcaattttctattattcctTAACATCGTGCGTGTCCTGCTTGTAAAACTAAAGACATCAGTGCATCTTCAacggaaaaaaatgaaatacaa GAGATGGGCAAAATCGACTATGGTTTTGGTACCACTCTTCGGAATACATTATACTTTCTTCCTTGGATTATCTTATCATAAAGATTACCGGATCGAACTCATCTGGCTTTTTTGCGATCAACTATTTGCGTCCTTTCAA GGTGCTTTCGTggctttattatattgtttgctAAACGGCGAAGTCAGAGCGGAAATGCGACGAGCATGGAGGGCTCGACGATCAAAGAAAGAGGTCGATTCTTTCATATCTGGGCATCGAGATTTACCGAGAAATTTGAAGGACGGAATGAATCGAAAGCAGCATCGATCTGAAGGCGATGACAGCACAAATTTCGCGATTATAGTCATGAAAAAACTGTCGATTAAAGAtgttaaatag